GAAACCTGAAGATAGGTAAGGTCCTCCTGAACCAGTACGCCTCAGACAAACTGATAGAGGCAGTTGTAAACCAGGGGTTCTCCCCCATGATAGTTGCAGGTGACGTTGATGTGCAGCTCGCCGTGGAGGCCTTTGAACTGATACACAACCCCAACATTGATGTGGTTGCCCTTATGACAAGAAACGCGGATTTCCTCCCCCTCATAAACATAGCAAAGGAGAACGGTAAGGAAACCATAGTAATAGGGGCGGAGCCAGGATTCAGCGTGGCCCTGCAGAACTCGGCGGACGACTCAATAATACTTGAAAGTGAAGGTGTATAGCGGTGTACCGGAAGATAATGATACCCACCGACGGCTCCAGGGACGCTGAAAAGGCAACAGACCATGCCTTCACCCTTGCAGGGTACAGCAATGCAGAGATACTCGGTATAAGTGTTGTTGACACATCCTACCGTAAATTACTTGAAGATAACGTTAATGCAAGGCTCGAGGAGATACTGAGGAATCAGGCAGAGAATGCTGTGAAAACCCTCATGGATAAATTTAAGTCCATGCAGAGGGAAGGCCACATGGTGGGCTGCAGCCTGGAGACCCGTATACTTGAGGGTAACCCTGCAGAGGTCATCCTCGAAGTCATGGAGGACGAGGAGGTTGATCTTGTCGTGATGGGGAGCTCCGGAAAGCATGGCCTTGACAGGATAATATCCGGGAGCGTTACCAGGAAGGTCCTCAGATCAGCGGAGACCCCTATAATGGTTGTAGGATGATGATGGTGATGGATATGATAAGCAAAAAAAGGATTGATGATGAAAAACTTGCACTCATAACATTCACAGGTAAGCTTGTTGAAGCAGAAGGACTCCTGGAGGAAGTCTCAGAGTTCATAGAGTCAGAGAAACTCGCTGTGGACGGTGATCCCACCGTAATATTCTACACAGCATCCCTGAAGGATGAAGGAAGATACGATGTTGGGTTCCCTGTGAAGGGAGAAGCCACAGGTGACGGAAGGGTGAAGATCGTGACGGTACCCGGCCACACCGTTATCTCAACAGAGTACTCCAAGGACAGGGAGAGTGCATATGAAGAACTTGTAAATTACGTTGAAGAGAATGAACTTGATGTTATAGGTGCTCCAAGGGAGATCTACCATGAAAAGACAAGGGAAGTGCAGTTCCCAGTGGTCCTGTAACCCCTCCCTTTTCAGGTGCGTCGGCAGTCAGTCCCTGTTTTCCTCAACGATCTCCCTGAATGAGTCTATGATGTACTGGACCTGCCGGTCAGTCATCCCGTATACACTGCACTTGAACCACCTGGTCTGACCCCTCCTTATACCGACTATCCTCCTCTTTTTAAGTTCCTCGTAAAGGAAGAAGCCCCTCCTTGGATGTGAAGATGCTATCTCATGGAATACAGGGGTTTCGAACCTGACAAGGTCATGCTCCTTGGGCCTTAAACCTATCTGCCTCACACCATCCATCTTCTCAAGTTCAGACACCAGGTACCTTGTCCTCTCAACCTCCTCATCCCATCGTGAAACCCTCTCCCGTACATAGGGGAGGGATGCCATGAGGGTTGCGAGGGGCGCCCCCCTGCTGGTGCAGCCAAGGAGCTCAACCTCCTTCTTCTCATGCCTTGGGGACCTCTTAAGGAGAAGATCCTCCCATTCAGCACCCATCCCCAGGACCCCTATGGGCCCGGAGGCCGCCATGCTCTTATGTCCGCTGCCAACAACAAAGTCCACCTTCAGGGTTTTAAGCTCCACCGGCATGCGGCCCATGGAGTAGGCGCAGTTCAGGAGCAGGGGGACCCCCAGTTCCCTGCATATACCCGCAATAGCAGCTGCATCGGTGAGGTTGCCGTAGTTCCCATCAACATGGGTGAGTACAGCCAGTTTAACCTCAGTCTCCTCAAGGGTCTCCTCAAGAACCTCCCTGTAGGTTTCAGGTTTTATCTCATAATCAGGGTGCCCGGTTGACGGCACCTCCACAATTTCAAGGCCGTTCCTCTCAGCAGCCAGGTGGGTGGTGTAGTGGGCGTTGCCATCAACCACGATTGTGTCCCCCTCCTCACAGAGGGCGTGCATGACTGCAAATTTTCCCTCCCTGGCACCGTGGACCGTCCTGACCGCATCCGCCTTTATGAAATCTGCAAGGTCATCAAGGAAGCTGTTAACATGCGGCCTTGGGATCTGGTCCAGGCGGCCCTCACAGTAATCGCAGACACTGT
The sequence above is drawn from the Methanothermobacter wolfeii genome and encodes:
- a CDS encoding TIGR00288 family NYN domain-containing protein, yielding MKIHDELGEYVIIHNSIKDMKNLGLLVDGPNMLRKEFCSDLDVVKNLLVDRGNLKIGKVLLNQYASDKLIEAVVNQGFSPMIVAGDVDVQLAVEAFELIHNPNIDVVALMTRNADFLPLINIAKENGKETIVIGAEPGFSVALQNSADDSIILESEGV
- a CDS encoding universal stress protein; translation: MYRKIMIPTDGSRDAEKATDHAFTLAGYSNAEILGISVVDTSYRKLLEDNVNARLEEILRNQAENAVKTLMDKFKSMQREGHMVGCSLETRILEGNPAEVILEVMEDEEVDLVVMGSSGKHGLDRIISGSVTRKVLRSAETPIMVVG
- a CDS encoding transcriptional regulator, giving the protein MISKKRIDDEKLALITFTGKLVEAEGLLEEVSEFIESEKLAVDGDPTVIFYTASLKDEGRYDVGFPVKGEATGDGRVKIVTVPGHTVISTEYSKDRESAYEELVNYVEENELDVIGAPREIYHEKTREVQFPVVL
- the pscS gene encoding O-phospho-L-seryl-tRNA:Cys-tRNA synthase, with protein sequence MECSDYGLTRTLERDNLNLNPLQRGGVLPAAARKALYEFGDGYSVCDYCEGRLDQIPRPHVNSFLDDLADFIKADAVRTVHGAREGKFAVMHALCEEGDTIVVDGNAHYTTHLAAERNGLEIVEVPSTGHPDYEIKPETYREVLEETLEETEVKLAVLTHVDGNYGNLTDAAAIAGICRELGVPLLLNCAYSMGRMPVELKTLKVDFVVGSGHKSMAASGPIGVLGMGAEWEDLLLKRSPRHEKKEVELLGCTSRGAPLATLMASLPYVRERVSRWDEEVERTRYLVSELEKMDGVRQIGLRPKEHDLVRFETPVFHEIASSHPRRGFFLYEELKKRRIVGIRRGQTRWFKCSVYGMTDRQVQYIIDSFREIVEENRD